GTGGAACCAGGCTCCAGAACTCTTTccaacttcccaaactgaaactccatccCCATTAAACAATACCTCAAGCCCTCCTTCCCCAACCATTGGCAACaaacattctactttctgtctctgtgaatttgactgcaTTAGGTAtctcatatatgtggaatcatagagtacatgtcttttcatgagtggcttatttcacttagtattgccctcaaggttcatccacattgttgcatgtgtcagaatttccttcctttttaaggctgaatactattgCATTGTAGgcatgtaccacattttgtttatccattcattcatcagcgGACACAtgggttgcttctacttttgGTTGTTGTGAATGAAGCTGCCATGAACAGGGGTGTACAAAAATCCTTTTGGTATTCTGCTTtggattcttttgggtataaacctagaaatagaattgttgtatcatatggtaattctagttttaattttttgaggaaacaccaaactgttttctataatgggtgtaccattgtgcattcccaccaacagtggacaAGGATTCCAAAttcttcatatcctcaccaacacttatattttgttttttaataatagccttCAAAATGGACATGAAGTGGTGACTCAATGTggtgtttgttcatttgtttttattaaaaggtgagatttatttttcctgttttattggAATATAACTGACATTCAACACTGTATTAGTTcaaggtgtacaacacaatgatttgatatatgtatgtattgtgaaatgattgccacaataagtttagttaacatccgtcTCCTCACAAAGTtacatattattttcttgttataaGAACTTTTATGATCTATTCTCTTAGccattttcaaatgtacaatacagtattgttaactatagtcgccatggtgtacattacacccccagaatttattcatctcacaactagaagtttttaccttttaaccaccttcacccatttcccctaCTCCCAGGCCCcaactctggcaaccaccaatctcttctctgtatctctgaattcaattttttagattccacatatatatgaaatcatataatacttgtctttctttgtctgacttatttcacttggcataataccctcaagatccatccatgttgtcacaaatgtcagaatttccttcctttttatggctgactgatattccattctatatatacaccacatattctttatccattcatctataggTGGGTACTGAacttgtttctgtgtcttggctattgtaaataatgctgctaggaacatgggggtgcagatagcTTTTCGAGATAGTggtttcacttcctttggatatatgcccaggggtggaattgctggatcacaaggtagttatatttttaattttttgaggaatctccattctgttttcaatAGTGCCTGTacaaatttatattcccaccagccatgCACAGGGTTCTATGTCtctatatcctctccaacacttgttgtttcttgtctttttaataattaccattctgacaggtatgaggtggtatctcattgtggttatgatttgcatttccctgattcttagtgattttgagcatcttttcatgtacctgttgaccaccAGTAcgtcttttttagaaaaatgtcttttcagatcatTTGCCCACTTTTAACCAGATTGTTTGgagtttttgctattgagttgtataacttctttatatattttggatattaaccatttatcaggtatatgatttgcaaatattttctcccattctataggtctccttttcattttgttgatggttttctttgcctttcaaaagctttttagtttgatgtagtcccatctgtttatttttgcttttgttgcttttggtatcaaatccaaaaattcattgtCAAGACCAATGCCCAGGAGTTTGcaccctatgttttcttcaaaaattttatggtttcaggtcttactttcaagtctttaatcaaatTTGACATGATTTTTCATAATCATATCCCTAacgattaatgatgttgagcatgttccCGTGTGTTTGTTGACCATTTGTACAAcatgtttggagaaatgtctattcacgtcctttgcccatttttttaatcaggtagtttcattattgttattgttgagAGGCAGTCTCTCTCATTCTTTACATATTCAGGATGTTAACccctttatcagatagatggtttatgaatattttaactcATTGCATGCAGTCTTTTCACTCAAATGATTATGTCCTGTGATGAAAAggacattttagatttttatgtagtccaatttacctatttttacttttgttgcctgtgttctTGTGGCATGCCCAAtaaatcatcaggaaaatgcaatgACATAAACCTTTCCTCTAtgatttcttctaagagttttatagttttagctcttacatttagctTCTTGatacattttcagttaatttttatgtatagtttAAGATAAGcatccaaattcattcttttgccaTATCCAATTTTCTCATCacaatttattggaaaaaaaaaaactgtcctaTCTCTATTGAATGAACTTGGGACCCTTATTAAAAATCACTTTACCATATATATGagagtttatttctaggctctatATTCAGTTCCCTTGGTCAATCACCTGTCTTTAGGCCAGGACCACATTATTTTGAGTACTGGAGCTTtatggtaagttttgaaatcaggaagtgtgagtccaacacttttattttttcggaattgttttgactatttgaaGCTCCTTGTTTCCATGTTAATTTTAGCGTaggcttttctatttctgaataaaatgccactgggattttgatggacactgcattgaatctgtaggtcattTTGTatagtatggacatcttaacaacaGTAAGTCTTTGAAGCCATGAACCCAGGAtatattttagtttgtttatgTCTCTTTAATATCTTTCAGCAGTGTTTCATAGTTTGCAATGTACAACTCTATCagttccttggttaagttaattcttaagcattttattcttttttattatcattgtaaATGGAATGAAGTTAGGCCCTTACCTTACACAATTTGGATACAAAACTTAACTGAAAATGCATCAAAAACCtgatgtaagagctaaaactatagcACTCGTAGAAAAAAGCATAGGGGAAATTTCATGGCATTGGGTTTGCCAATtacttcttggatatgacacaaaaagcacggaaaacaaatgtaaaaatagataaataggattgcgtcaaaatttaaaaagctttcttCATGAAAGGACGCAATCAAcaacatgaaaagacaacctgttggataagataaaatatttataaaccatctatctgataggagttaatatccagaatatagacAGAATTATTAGAATAATAGTGTTATATCTCTTTTCAAGGGGAACCCACATAACACTGTATTAGTTACATTTGGCAGATGCTTCCATTACACAAATAACCATCCATAAAGTTGCCTTCTAAAACAATCTTATAGGCTTCCTGACAGGGCCATAgttgtgtgtgtagagagagacgTAGCAGAGGAACAACCACCTGTCTCTAATTGGGATTGTGAGTTAGCTGTTAATGCAACACCCTTCTGCCTTCAAAAACAACCCGGGCACAGTTTCTATAAACATTAATTCTACTTGATATTGGAGTGTTACAGGATAAATCCAACCATAAGGCTAGGTTGGGAAGATGACACCCCACACAATGGGATACTCACCTTATTACAGAATCCAGAAAAGCTATTTCTCAAAGGGAAAATGCTTACTTGTCAAAGAGAGCACAACATTGCTCTCAACCCCTAAGTATTATTCTTCTGAAGATGGTCCCAGGAATTCATGACATTTTTTAAGTAGTAGGGGAAGCAAGATATAGAAATTTGTCCCTCACTTTAGCATCCCTCAGACCACTGAAACCCAGGAAACTTCACTGAGATGTCAGGCCTCTGCATTTGCATGGGATTAATATCTGGCTATCTGAGACAAATGAGTCTTACCAAGCTATCCACTATATTATTCGTTTTTATAATCTCCTACCATCTCTGAATTAAATATCATTAATGTTTTCTGGGTTAGGAAAACAATCTAGGTCCCTTTCGTTTATTAATCCAtgcaacaaatagttattgagcatttatttcaTGCCAGGCTCTTTTCTTTGCTCTGGTGAGATAATAGCAAACAAAGTAAAGTCCTTGCACTTCGGGAGTTTACATTCTGgtaaaacagacaataaatataatataatatataacatactaTTGTGCAGCATCATGCAAAGTAGTATTACAAAGTAGAAGCAGAGGACAGGAAATGGAGAGTGGTGCTTTGGATAGGGTAGTCATGAACATGTTTAGACATGGTACATTTAAAATGAgatcaaaaggaaatgagagaatctCTGGCACTTTCAAGACTTGATCTTGTACTTCTCAGTCTCCTgaactgtgagtaataaatgtttttgtttaagcCTCCAAGTCTATGGTAGGTTCTGTTATATTAGCCCAATTGGACCAAGATAGTGTTCTACGGTGCTTAGATGCCTGAGACCAAGTTAGAATACTAGAATTGTGTGTTGACCACTTCATTTTTGCAGTAGTCATCAGGGATCTGGACCCTTGATAACTCTTAGGAATTTATCCAGATAAAATTTAGGATATTATCCCATTCCACCTTCATATTCAGGGAAACCACAATTGCTGTCTTCAAGTGATATCTCTCCCTAACACTCTCCTTAGAGCCTTAGCTACATCCTTATTCCGGAGAGTATAAATCAAAGGATTCAGTGTGGGAGTAATGATGCTATAGAACACAGATGCAACTTTGTCTTGCAATGGGGTGCGCTTGGACCTGGGCCTCATATAAGAGAAGATGCAGGCACCAAAAAACAGGGAAACCACAGTGAGGTGAGAGCTACAAGTGGCAAAGGCATTTCTCTTACTCCCAGCTGAACGCATCTGAATGACACTGTGGAGGATGAAGGCATAGGATATAGAAACCACGAAGATGGGGAGGAGGATAAGTAGGACACTGCTGATGAACACTGTGGTCTCGTAAACAGTGATATCTTCACATACCAACTTCACAAGAGCTGGAAACTCACAGTAGAAGTGGCGGATATTTTGAGGACCACAGAAATGGAAGTGCATCAAGATCACTGTGTGAATTAGGGAATTTATGGATGCTCCCAACCATGATATGGCAGCCATCATCAGTCCCACCTTTCTGTTCATGAGAACAGTATAATGTAGTGGATGACAGATGgcaacatagcggtcataggacaTGAGAGCTAGGAGAAGACACTCAGCACCACCCAAAGACAAATAGAAGAAGTGCTGGGTGGCACAGCCCACAAAGGTGATGGACTTCTTGCCAGATAGGTAGTTGGTAGCCATCTTGGGGATGGTTGTGGAGACATACATCAGATCCATGAGGGAGAGCTGGCTGAGCAGGAAGTACATGGGTGTACGAAGCCGGGGATCGGCACAGATGAGGAGAATGGTGAGGGTGTTGCCACTCACTGCAATCAGGAAGACCACCATgatcaagatgaaaagaaaacgTTGGGCAAGGGAATCATCAAAGAGCCCTTCAAGGATGAAGTCTGCCAGAGAGGTCTGATTCCTCTGCCACATCTCCCCGTTCTCAGTCACTGGGGAAATGGGAAGTGAAGATGAAGTGTGATATCGGAAAACTGGAGCTCAGCATACCTGACACTAAGACCTTTTGATCAACAAAAgaatttttgcagaaattttttttctatttctaattattCAACGCTCGAATaactaaaataatctttttaaaacagagagaatttCAAATCTCTCTTCACAAACATGATCACTCTGAAATTCCAGAACACCTAGGCTCTCGTAAGTACCAAGCTTCAAAACAAGAGTTTCTCCTCattaaggaagaaatatatttataaaagtatacatatgtgtgtgtatatatatatgtatacacaatatgtatatatatacacacaataaattttatatacattatatatgcataaaatatacatatatacttttgTGTTTATTGTATCTGTCAGAGTTGAAGCAGAGAAGCTGAACCACTAAGAAATTTATATGCACatctacatatacatatacatttaatgGATTGTACAGGAATTTGGCCTTATTCGATTGTGAAAACTGGCTATACAATCTATTTAAGGCTGTCACCTTTGTGTCTCATGCTGGAACTTGAAGTTCTTGGGGCACACAGTCAGGAAGGGAGGATGTGTATAAAATGTGGTAAATCAAGGGCAGGCTGGAACCCACAATCATGAGCTGCAATCTCACGAGGTGGACTGAAACCCATGTCAGTTCTTGTTGCCTCTGGAATTGGTGGTATGGTTATTGTGCAGAAGCTGAGGTCCTTCTTCATGAGGCTAAACACACACACTTGGCCCAGATGTCACAGAAGCTAAAGGAGGATCCTGGGGAAGGTAGAGTGATTGCAGTCCCAGCTGCTGCTTCACAACATTGACATAAGGTCAGCTGTTCAGAAAAACATCAGTAAAGCAGAAAACAGCTGCTTCCATTCTGCCTCTAAATCTCCCTGAGAATCTTTCCTGTGGCCCACCTTAACCAGAAACACACATAAATGGGAAACTTGGGAAATGTAGTTCATCCTAGCCAAGTTGACCCATTAAACATCACCAGGATCCATCCCCTGTCAATTTGGCTCACATACATATCTCCTTAAGCCAAACTTAATcccaaaataaacacaacaaaatcATCCTTCTACCTAACATGATATAACTATCCTGCATAAAACCAAAACATAccaaatatttgtataaaaacaTGGAAGAAATATCCATTACTATTGTCCACAGAATGAGCCATCCATTCCAAGTGCTAATCAATTCTATGGATGTCAGGTAGTGTTTCTCACTCACTCCTCTTCATGCCAATGGACTCACAAACAAAGTGGCTATAGAAGCAAGGATGGAGGCTATAcatgggctcagcaacatggacttcCACTCACCAAGGCCAATCTATCTACAGCCACTGCTGCATCTCAGTCTTCCAACAGCTGACACCAATGCTGAGTCGTTGATATGGCATCATTGCCCAGGGGAACAGTCAGCTACGTGGTGGTAGATTGATTACATTGCATAGCTTTCATCATGGAAAGGATAGTGCTTTTTTCTTACTGGAATAGACTCTTTCTCTGGATATGGATTTGCTTTCCTTGCCTACAGTGCTGCTGCCAAAACTACTACTGGTGGACTTACAGAATGCTTTCCTCACTATAATTATATTCCATGAAGCTTTGCTTCTAACTAAGGAACTCATTTCACAGCAAATGAAGTGTGGGAATGGGCCCATACTCATGGAATCCACTGGTCTTTCCGTATTCTCAATCATCCTGAGACAACTGGTTTGATATAACAGTGGAAAAGgtttttgaagactcagttacagcAAAGCTAGTTGGCAACTCCTCATATTGCTGGGGCAGTGTCCTCCAGGTTGTGGTAAATACTCTAAATTTGCATCTAATTTATGGTGCTAGTTTTTCCATCATAAGTCTTCATGGGACCAGGAATCAAGAGGTGGAGATGACAGTGATATCTCTCACTATAACGTTTATAACTATGATCCACCAACAAAATTTTTGCATCCCCTGTCTGCACTTTTAGGCTCTGCTGGTTTAGAAGTCTTACGTCCAAATGGAGGGATTCTTCCATCAGGTGACACAATAATGATTTCACTTACTGAGAGTTGAGACTGCCACCCTACCACTTTGAATTCCTCATATCACTGAATGAAGAAGTTAAGGAGTTTCTAAATAGTGGCTGATGTGACTGATCCTGattaacaaggaaaaaatgaGTTGCTACTACACCGTGGGGATAAAGGAGAGCATGTCTGCAATGCAGGAGACTTTCCAGGGTGCCTGTCTGTGCACAAATGTCTGTGATGAAAGTCAGTGGAAAATTACAACAACCCATTTCAGACAGGATTTCTAATGACCCAAATCTTTCAAGAGTGAAGGTTTGTTTCATCCCACTGAAGAAACATGACCAACTGCAGACAAAGGGAATGTGGAATTGATAGTAAAGGAAGACAGTTATAAACACCATCCATGCCCATGTGAACAGctgcagaaataaaaactgtaataGTAATAGgcatttctttcttgctttgaTAAGAATATtttgtacatacatatattaagtaaatatttgtgtgtTCTTCTCCTCCATCACCCCCTTTTCTATCATAAGCTTTGTTAATTTAATTAGGTTCATATCTCAGTATTTAAGTTATAGGCCATAAAAGGGGAAGTATGAATCAAGAGTAGGACGAGAATGAATTTTACTCAAAGACAAAAAAGTGATTTTGTATCCTCTTATTGGGAAGGGTTGGTGTCTTTTATATCCTCTTCTGTGGAAAAGCTGAACAGGTTTTTGAGCGTACATCGACAAATTTATCATGTTAGATGTAAGGATAACTCAGTATTGTCATCATTTGAAGATTAAGTATATAGAAATGTGTATGGatgccaagttgacacataacaaAGATATTATATTTGTGTacctaaaaataaacaagaaatatgtCCTGGTAGACATGAGAGACTTCAAATTATGAATCAGGCTGATAAAACTAGGATTATCACTTTTAATCAGCCAAATTTCCCAGTCAGTCCTTTACCTAATTCTCCTATGAATGCTGATAAGAATGAGAACCTGACTTCCATGGTGAAGTCCAACTTACAAAAGTAATCCAAACTTATCCTCAAAATACCCAGTGTATCCCTCTTTGTGTTTTTCCTCATAAACATCTCCCTAGATCTTCAGGAATTTGACAATATCTACCTACAATTTAAAGTGAAGAACTCAGAACTGAATGTATTCTTCAAAGTATAATTTGACCAGTGAGAAAGAGGTCACATGTATTATCTCTCACTATATCAATGCAGCCTAGGACCATCATTTTAGCTGTCATCTCACTCTGTTATTTCAAACTCAGCTTCTTGTTGACTGAGGGCCCAACTTTCCCATGTTCCCCCTTATCAGTCCAACTCCAACAAGATGTCCACACATTGCCTTTTtactaaaatattcatatatcttCCTATCTCTTTCCTCATtagttttcatctttctctgtaaATCTCTGTAGCATATGTTTTCCATCATCTGATGCatgtcctctctcttcctcccccaggcAACTTTCCTAATAATTTCCCATTCTGATTTGTGGTTCACAGCTTactttttccctctgccttctgagGCAGTTTTCCTCATGGACTGACCAGTATCACCCTCTGCTTCAAGGGATGGGGACATAACCTGATAATGCCAGAGAATGCCTTAGTTTCTAAAAAAGGTTTCCTGGATACCTCAAGCCCCAACATTACCTTACCTGGAATTTCCTCTGCAGAAATGTGTATAGAAGTGAAATGGAGATGGCAGGATACGTCCACATGGTCTCACACATTGGCTACTTAGCATCCAAACAAGTCTTTTCTGAGGTGCTCATCAGACTTCCTTCTCTAACCTGGAAATCTCCATTTACTAATAGAATGGCATAGAGGATATTGTCTTAAACAGTCATAACTGTTTACGCTAATTATCCTAGCGACAGCAAGTCATCAGAAGCAACAGAACATGTAATTCTGTAATGCTCTTGCAATGTGTGCTCAGATTTTGAACTCCATCAGCACACATAAGGATAGACTAACTAACTGAATTTCTTTAACCTCTACTAGTTGGGCCTTGAATCATGATATGCTTCTTCTTCCTCTAAATTATATTTCAGGTGCATCTCTATCCCAAAATGACAATTTGAGTTTGAGCAATAAGAATTTCCATTAATGTTACCTGATTAAGAAGCTACATTTAATACCAGCTTCATCATCAATGAGTCCAGagtcaaaagaaaatatgttttctattttctgctaTCTGGGATCACTCAAGGCACTCTCTTCTTAGCTTCACGCCTCCTTTCCTActtaataaaatcagaatttgtCTTTAGCACTGGTCTTTTTAGAATAAGCCCCTTTCTGACTGCATGAATGTTTCCTAAGTAGGGATGAGACATGGCATGGACTGTGCCAAGCATGAGGGAGGAGGAGCACCATCTTTGAGAAGTGAAACAGCTCCTAACCCAGAGGACCTATAATGTTGGCTGAAGCAAATTGAAAACACTAAATATATGGCATCAGACATTCCAACCCAGAGGACACATCCTGAATCTCTTCTGAAAACCATTACTCAAGATGCCAATTACATTTCTTGTATGCATTGAGATAAACATTCCCAAAGGGCTTTCTTAGAGTTAGTTTGTAGGGGTCAGGAGAATGAGTTATTTCAATGAGCATGGCTCAGAAGACAACATGGGAATATCTTCTCTAATGGTCAAAGTGAAGAGAAACAGTTCCTACACTCCCTGGCTTGTTTTTCATCTTGGAACCAAGTTCTCTCTAGCTCCTTTCTATCAAACCCTTTTGAGAAGTCGGTCTGAGAAAGATGTACTCTCTTTTACCCACAGGACCCTTCTGAGGGTTTCCCCATGCGCCACATCATAGAAGAGAAGTCAAAGAATGGAGGCAGGAAATTACCACTAGCATTTCTCACTCTAGCTGCTAGTCATACTTCAATTTTATAGATTACATTAATATAACATGTAAAAAGATTTCAggtacagaaataaaagaagaggggccggccccatggccaagcggttaagtttatgcactctgcttcagcagtccagggttttgctggttcggatcctgggcacggacatggcgccactcatcaggccatgttgaggcagcatcccacgtgccacaactagaaggacccaggactaaaatatacaactatatactgggaggatttggggagaaaaagcagaaaaaaaaagaagattagcaacagttgttagctcaggtgccaatctttaaaaaaaaaaaagaagaaaatggcgTATCCATATATCTCCTTATTTACTCCCATCTCATTCTCATGCCCTGTTCTTCCTCTCCATTATAAGGATATATTGAGCTATTCTTTCTCTATCTCAACTCAGATGCTAAAATGTCTTACTTTACTGAGCTTATCTTGTTTACCCTTTGTTAAAAAcccatatgatctcaataaaataatttaatagtaaaaacatggtatttacaatggaatactactcagccattaaaaaagacaaaatcatgccatttgcaacaacatggatggactttgaggctATCATGCTAAGGGAAGTAAGTCAGATAGAgagggacaaatactgtatgattttactcatatgtggaagataaaccataaaaacaaacacatagataaggagaacagattggtggttaccagaggggaagggcacagagggagagcaaaaggggcacatatgtatggtgacacaCAAAAACTAGATTATTTGTGGTGAAGCCAATGCAGtatatacagaagctgaaatagaatactgtacacctgaaatttatacagtgtTGCAAAACAATAtgccctcaataaaataatttttttaaatggttgataGATCAATTGACAGGCAGAAAGTCTAAAAGCATTTGTCAGCTTCTATTGGTATCAGAAGTTGCCctggttcttccttttctttttctgcctcttccttccccttccctctcctcctcttcctgtccctccttttcccttcctggACAATTCACTCCCAATGCCAGTAGGTGGGGCACAATAAGGTGGCAGCCACATATTGAGTTGCATGGTTAGAGAAGGGAAGCTATGGCTCCAAGTCAGAGACAAGTTATGGTGGAGAGGGTGTGCACTTGGAGGGGCAGCCTGGCATGCGCATCGGAGAGCAATCAAGGTGAGAAGGGGGTCCATGCAGAGGGTGGCCTAGCAAGACAACCGGAGCCTAAATAGAGTATAGAGAACCCACTTAGGATGAGGAGAGCATCCCTGAGTGGAAAGAGATGGAGGGGGATTGGCCACATAAAAGGGGATTGATCAAATAAGTGAATATACTGAGGATGATGGGAGCCATATTTATCACTGTTGGAGAAGGGAGTCACTgattcagaaagagagaaatccagTGAACCCTGTGGGGTCAGATTGCAATTAAATGTATTGATgtaaattcagaattttctttatagatagattagatagatagatagatagatagatagatagatagatgtgtgtatgtgtgtgtgtgtgtgtgtagttataaaaacacatttcttagttCTCTCCACTGATAGGACTTAGAAATAGTGAGACCCAAATAGCAATAAACACACTTCCTGCTCAGATCTTGACTTACATAATCTATGTcattttccactaaaaggaactagggcttc
This region of Equus quagga isolate Etosha38 chromosome 7, UCLA_HA_Equagga_1.0, whole genome shotgun sequence genomic DNA includes:
- the LOC124242235 gene encoding olfactory receptor 2AE1-like; the encoded protein is MWQRNQTSLADFILEGLFDDSLAQRFLFILIMVVFLIAVSGNTLTILLICADPRLRTPMYFLLSQLSLMDLMYVSTTIPKMATNYLSGKKSITFVGCATQHFFYLSLGGAECLLLALMSYDRYVAICHPLHYTVLMNRKVGLMMAAISWLGASINSLIHTVILMHFHFCGPQNIRHFYCEFPALVKLVCEDITVYETTVFISSVLLILLPIFVVSISYAFILHSVIQMRSAGSKRNAFATCSSHLTVVSLFFGACIFSYMRPRSKRTPLQDKVASVFYSIITPTLNPLIYTLRNKDVAKALRRVLGRDIT